A single Trueperaceae bacterium DNA region contains:
- a CDS encoding ABC transporter permease — MSFVLRRLMLTLPVLLGITVAVFLIMKLIPGDAMMARLGTDATPELIQRFRDQHGLDRPTFVQLVEWIGKVATLDFGVSMVTGRGVLETIGQRLPATLELTLAATLLALGIGIPLGVAAAASRGRWADFLVRLGSILGLSIPNFWLALLLTLWFALRLRWLPATGYASLFGHPLEHLRYVALPAFTLAVGMAAVVARYVRSSLLDVLGLDYIRTATGKGLSSRVVLIHHALRNALLPVTTVVGIQMGALIGGTVIIEDIFAWPGMGRYALQAIYERDYPVIQTIVLVVACFYVVINLLVDLAYAWLDPKIRFD; from the coding sequence ATGAGCTTCGTCCTGCGCCGCCTCATGCTCACCCTGCCGGTGCTCCTCGGGATCACCGTCGCGGTGTTCCTCATCATGAAGCTGATCCCTGGCGACGCCATGATGGCGCGCCTCGGGACCGATGCCACCCCCGAGCTCATCCAGCGCTTCCGCGATCAGCACGGCCTTGACCGGCCGACCTTCGTGCAGCTGGTCGAGTGGATCGGCAAGGTGGCCACGCTCGACTTCGGCGTGTCGATGGTCACCGGTCGCGGCGTCCTCGAGACGATCGGCCAGCGGTTGCCGGCCACCCTCGAGCTCACGCTCGCGGCCACCCTGCTGGCGTTAGGGATCGGCATACCTCTCGGCGTGGCGGCGGCGGCCAGCCGCGGCCGCTGGGCCGACTTCCTCGTGAGGCTCGGTTCCATCCTCGGGCTATCCATCCCCAACTTCTGGTTGGCGCTGCTACTCACGCTCTGGTTCGCGCTGCGGCTCAGGTGGCTGCCGGCCACCGGCTACGCTTCGCTCTTCGGGCACCCGCTCGAGCACCTCAGGTACGTGGCGCTGCCGGCCTTCACGCTCGCCGTTGGCATGGCGGCCGTGGTGGCGCGCTACGTGCGCTCGTCCCTGCTCGACGTGCTGGGACTCGACTACATAAGGACCGCCACCGGCAAGGGCTTGAGCAGCCGCGTGGTGCTCATCCACCACGCCTTGCGCAACGCGCTCCTGCCAGTGACCACCGTGGTGGGGATACAGATGGGCGCGCTCATCGGCGGGACCGTCATCATCGAGGACATCTTCGCCTGGCCCGGCATGGGCCGCTACGCGCTCCAGGCCATCTACGAACGCGACTACCCCGTCATCCAGACCATCGTGCTGGTGGTGGCATGCTTCTACGTCGTCATCAACCTCCTCGTCGACCTCGCCTACGCGTGGCTCGACCCGAAGATAAGGTTCGACTAG